In one window of Cheilinus undulatus linkage group 23, ASM1832078v1, whole genome shotgun sequence DNA:
- the cdc123 gene encoding cell division cycle protein 123 homolog has translation MKKEQVVNCQFSVWYPIFKKHTIRSVILPLPQNVIDYLLDDGTLVVSGSDHNTQQTNTNNSDLDAEEDIQWSDDETTTTVTAPEFPEFTSKVLEAINALGGRVFPKLNWSAPRDANWIALNSSLQCNNLSDIFLLFKSSDFITHDLTQPFVQCSDQDSPDPVINYELVLRKWSELIPGGEYRCFVKENKLIAISQRDYTQYYPHVLKQEEQICQAVQEFFSQHIQYNFLDEDFVFDVYRDSQGRVWLIDLNPFGEVTDSLLFTWEELTSGGEIDQQEGPAFRCTTSEVTVQPSPCLSYRIPRDFVDLSTGEDAYKLIDFLKLKKSQQEDSEEEEEEESAPQ, from the exons ATGAAGAAGGAGCAAGTTGTCAACTGCCAGTTTTCGGTTTGGTATCCGATATTCAAAAAACATACAATTAGAAG TGTTATTCTGCCACTGCCTCAGAATGTAATAGATTATTTACTGGACGATGGGACACTGGTAGTCTCTGGGAG TGATCATAACACACAGCAGACAAACACTAATAACAGTGACTTGGATGCAGAAGAAGACATTCAG TGGTCAGATGACGAGACAACCACCACTGTCACT GCTCCTGAGTTCCCAGAATTCACCTCTAAAGTGCTGGAGGCCATAAACGCCTTGGGTGGGCGTGTCTTTCCGAAACTCAACTGGAGTGCTCCACGG gaTGCTAACTGGATCGCTTTGAACAGTTCCCTGCAGTGCAACAACCTCAGCGATATATTCCTTCTCTTTAAAAGTTCTGACTTCATCACCCACGACCTCACACAGCC ctttgttCAATGCAGTGACCAAGACTCACCAGATCCTGTTATAAACTATGAG TTGGTCCTAAGAAAGTGGAGTGAGTTGATTCCTGGAGGAGAGTATCGCtgttttgtcaaagaaaacaaactgattg CTATCTCCCAGAGAGACTACACTCAGTACTACCCGCACGTCCTGAAGCAAGAGGAGCAGATCTGTCAGGCTGTGCAGGAGTTCTTCAGCCAGCACATCCAGTACAACTTTCTGGACGAAGACT tTGTATTTGACGTCTACAGAGACAGCCAG GGAAGGGTGTGGCTCATAGACTTGAATCCATTCGGAGAGGTTACAGACTCTCTGCTCTTCACCTGGGAGGAGCTGACGTCTGGTGGGGAAATCGACCAGCAG GAGGGTCCAGCATTTCGTTGCACCACCAGTGAGGTGACAGTACAGCCCAGTCCCTGTCTGAGCTACAGAATCCCAAGAGACTTTGTTGACCTCTCCACTGGGGAAGACGCCTATAAGCTTATCGACTTCCTTAAACTG
- the nudt5 gene encoding ADP-sugar pyrophosphatase: MSNPEEAKVTTTPHVVKEEIIAGGKWIQLEKTTYVDPAGNVRMWETAKRTTRRTNTDADGVGIIALLKRTLHKDCVVMVKQFRPPMGCYTLEFPAGLIDEGETAEVAALRELKEETGYKGEVVGVTPVTCLDPGLSNCTTQIVLVNINGDEGENINPTQQLGDGEFVEVVLLPLEEFQQKIDDLLKKENIVVDAKVYIFAMGMVQAFFKPRELPVLKQ, translated from the exons ATGAGTAATCCAGAGGAAGCCAAAGTGACTACAACTCCACACGTAGTGAAAGAGGAG ATCATTGCAGGAGGAAAATGGATACAGCTTGAGAAGACAACATACGTCGATCCTGCAGGAAATGTCAG GATGTGGGAGACGGCGAAGAGGACAACGAGACGGACCAACACAGATGCAGATG GCGTTGGAATCATCGCCCTGCTTAAACGGACGCTCCACAAAGACTGCGTAGTGATGGTGAAGCAGTTTCGTCCTCCCATGGGATGCTACACTCTGGAGTTTCCTGCAG GACTGATCGATGAAGGCGAGACTGCTGAGGTAGCTGCACTAAGGGAGCTTAAAGAAGAAACTGGCTATAAAGGAGAAGTAGTTGGAGTCACTCCAG TGACTTGTCTGGACCCTGGTTTGTCTAACTGCACCACACAGATCGTCCTGGTGAACATCAATGGAGACGAAGGGGAGAATATCAACCCAACTCAACAGCTGG GAGATGGAG AGTTTGTTGAAGTCGTTCTTCTTCCTCTTGAAGAGTTCCAGCAGAAAATAGATG ATCTcctaaagaaagaaaatatcgTGGTGGATGCCAAAGTGTACATCTTTGCCATGGGGATGGTTCAGGCCTTCTTTAAGCCAAGGGAGCTCCCGGTCCTGAAGCAGTGA
- the LOC121505769 gene encoding NXPE family member 3-like, which produces MAVLVRLPPNYREKTFIIPKTATSPPPKPQDFCTFTPLSPADAEEERLLLDSIAWPETPLLPSPLILNQTSDPAHSSFTVLPGRNGGALHVGDQLEVLIKIHDYHGNAKKSGGDVLVTRLHNQELEAGVAGRVVDHFNGSYSAVFPLLWEGRAQVEVTLVHPSEAVTVLRRLTREQPDRIYFQSVFSSDSISETKICNVCLRQTNEPQCNFTDLHTGDPWFCYKPKNLNCDARMSHTFAGFQKKLEANEQNLFQSTVNMKVSIQALGPAFISVLPQRQGQPKVSQDSGNSGLSGYYYKGVWRSLGGTKVHQFNNASAISECLKGKTVHLYGDSTMRQWYEYLDASLPDAKAVHVEGQSIKGPFMMWDNAKKILVKYRCHGPPLRFAVPTSQLRYIANELDGLVGGSNTVVAVSIWSHLGTFPVEIYIRRLQSIRKAVVRLLNRAPGTLVVIRTANLKALTLYETLTNSDWYSIQRDKVLRAMFKGLNVRMVDAWEMTLAHHLPHNLHPQRPIIKNMIDVLLSYTCP; this is translated from the exons atggcggtGCTCGTCCGacttccg CCAAACTACAGAGAAAAAACTTTCATCATCCCCAAGACAGCAACCTCTCCTCCTCCCAAGCCTCAAGACTTCTGCACCTTCACGCCGCTGTCTCCTGCAGACGCTGAGGAGGAACGCCTCTTATTAGACTCCATCGCCTGGCCTGAAACTCCACTTCTGCCCTCTCCTCTAATACTGAATCAGACGAGTGATCCTGCTCACAGCTCCTTCACCGTTCTCCCAGGGAGGAATGGAGGAGCGCTGCATGTAGGAGATCAGCTGGAGGTGCTGATAAAAATACACGACTACCATGGAAATGCCAAGAAGTCTGGAGGAGATGTCTTAGTTACACGATTGCACAACCAGGAGCTGGAAGCAGGTGTGGCCGGACGTGTGGTGGATCACTTTAACGGCTCCTACTCTGCTGTGTTCCCTTTACTCTGGGAGGGAAGAGCACAGGTTGAG GTAACGCTTGTTCACCCGAGTGAGGCTGTCACAGTTCTGCGCAGACTGACCAGAGAACAGCCGGACAGGATTTACTTCCAAAGCGTCTTCTCCTCAGACTCCATCTCTGAAACTAAAATCTGTAACGTTTGCCTACGTCAAACCAACGAGCCACAGTGCAACTTCACTGACCTCCATACCGGTGATCCTTGGTTCTGCTACAAGCCAAAAAATCTGAACTGTGATGCCAGGATGAGCCATACATTTGCAGGATTCCAGAAAAAACTTGAGGCTAATGAGCAAAATCTGTTCCAAAG taccGTCAACATGAAAGTATCCATTCAAGCTTTGGGACCAGCTTTCATCAGCGTTTTGCCACAAAGGCAAG GACAACCCAAAGTCAGTCAAGACAGTGGGAATTCTGGACTGTCTGGGTATTACTACAAGGGTGTGTGGCGATCACTAGGTGGCACCAAAGTCCACCAGTTCAACAAcgcctctgccatcagtgagtGTCTAAAAGGCAAGACAGTCCACCTGTATGGAGACTCCACCATGAGGCAGTGGTACGAGTACCTGGACGCTTCACTACCAG ATGCAAAGGCAGTACATGTGGAAGGCCAGAGCATAAAAGGACCTTTCATGATGTGGGACAATGCAAAGAAGATCTTGGTAAAGTATCGCTGCCATGGTCCTCCTCTCCGTTTTGCCGTCCCAACCAGTCAGCTGCGTTACATTGCCAATGAACTTGATGGGTTAGTCGGTGGCTCCAACACAGTTGTAGCTGTTAGCATCTGGTCCCACTTGGGCACTTTCCCAGTAGAGATCTACATCAGACGGCTTCAGAGCATCCGCAAGGCAGTGGTCCGTCTGTTGAATCGTGCTCCAGGTACACTGGTGGTCATCCGGACAGCAAACCTGAAAGCGCTTACGCTTTATGAGACGTTAACCAACAGTGACTGGTACTCGATTCAACGAGACAAGGTGCTCAGAGCTATGTTCAAAGGACTCAATGTGAGGATGGTGGATGCCTGGGAGATGACCCTGGCACATCACCTGCCACACAACCTTCACCCACAACGTCCcatcattaaaaatatgattgatGTCCTCTTGTCCTACACATGCCCCTAA